A window of Arcobacter acticola genomic DNA:
AGAATTTAAACTTGATGGTCAAGAATATCTGATTTTAAATATTGAAAACGTTATAGGAGTTATGTAATGGCAAAAGAAGTTTTATTTGGTGATAACGCAAGAAATAGATTATATGCAGGTGTTGAGAAGTTAGCAGATGCAGTAAAAGTTACAATGGGACCAAGAGGTAGAAACGTATTATTACAAAAATCTTTTGGAGCACCTACAATTACAAAAGATGGTGTTTCAGTTGCAAGAGAAATTGAATTAAAAGATACATTAGAAAATATGGGAGCACAACTTGTAAAAGAAGTAGCTTCAAGAACTGCTGATGAAGCAGGAGATGGAACAACGACTGCAACTATCTTAGCACACTCAATTTTCAAAGAGGGATTAAGAAACGTAACAGCAGGTGCAAATCCAATTATCTTAAAAAGAGGTATGGATAAAGCAACTGAAGCAATTTTAGCTGAACTTAAAAAAGCATCAAGAGTAGTTGCTAATAAAACTGAAATTGAGCAAGTAGCTACTATTTCTGCAAATTCAGATAAAGCAATTGGTTCTATGATTGCTGAAGCTATGGATAAAGTTGGAAAAGATGGTGTTATTACTGTTGAAGAAGCAAAAGGTATCTCTGATGAATTAGATGTTGTTGAAGGTATGCAGTTTGATAGAGGTTACTTATCTCCATATTTTGTAACAAATGCTGAAAAAATGATTGCAGAATTTAATAATCCATTCATTTTATTATATGACAAAAAAATCTCTTCTTTAAAAGAGATGTTACCAATTTTAGAATCAGTTAATCAAGCTGGAAGACCTTTAGTAATTATTGCTGAAGATGTTGATGGTGAAGCATTAGCTACTCTTGTAGTAAATAGATTAAGAGGTTCTTTAAATATTGCAGCTGTTAAAGCTCCAGGATTTGGTGATAGAAGAAAAGCTATGCTTGAAGATATCGCTGTATTAACAGGTGGAACAGTAATTTCAGAAGAAATGGGAATGAAACTTGAAACTGCTGAGTTCTCTTGTTTAGGAACTGCTACTAAATTAGTAATTGATAAAGATAATACTACTATTGTTGATGGAAATGGTGACAAAGAAAGAGTAAAAGCTAGAGTTGGTCAAATCAAAGCTGAAATTTCTAACACAACTTCTGAATATGATAAAGAAAAATTACAAGAAAGACTTGCAAAATTAAGTGGAGGAGTAGCTGTTATTAAAGTTGGAGCTGCATCTGAGACTGAAATGAAAGAGAAAAAAGACAGAGTTGATGATGCATTAAGTGCAACAAGAGCTGCTGTTGAAGAAGGTATTGTAATTGGTGGTGGAGCTGCATTAATTAGAGCTGCTGCTAAAGTTACATTAGTTCTTGAAGGTGATGAGGCAATTGGTGCTGCAATCATTTTTAGAGCAATTAAAGCACCTTTAAAACAAATTGCTACAAATGCTGGATATGATGCTGGTGTTGTTTCAAATGAAGTTGAAAAATCTGCTAATGAGAACTTAGGATTTAATGCTGCAACTGGTGAATATGTAGATATGTTTGAAGCTGGAATCGTAGATCCTGCAAAAGTTGAAAGAGTTGCAATGCAAAATGCTGTTTCAGTTGCATCTTTACTATTGACTACAGAAGCTACAGTAACTGATATAAAAGAAGACAAACCTTCAATGCCTGCAATGCCAGACATGGGTGGAATGGGCGGAATGCCAGGGATGATGTAATAAATAATCTTTGATTATTTTTAAAAGGTAAAGTTTTTAAACTTTACCTTTTTTTATGTCTAAATACTTTTGATACTATTATTAAATATTTTTATGTTAGAAGGCATAAAAAAAGGGTCTTTAGATTTCTCTAAAGACCCACTAAAATATTATTTTTCAAAACACTACTCGTGTTTATCTGAATTTACTCGAAAGTAAACTTACTTTTAAATTTAAATTGTAACAACCGTAAAAAGTGAAATCATCGTCATTCGTACCTCCACATTGTTTAGATAGTGTAATTATAACATCATTTTACATTAAAGTAAACTGAATTTTCTAAAAATTATTTTCTATTGGAAAAGATATAGTTAAAGTTGTTCCAATATTCTCTTTACTTTGAATATTTATTTTTCCTTTATGAATATCTACAATCTTCTTTAAAATGGACATTCCCAAACCCGTTCCGCCTGAATTTTTATTCCTACTTTTATCTGTTCTATAAAATTTTTCAAATATTTTAATTTGTTCATTTTTTTCTATTCCAATTCCAAAATCTTGAACAGAAATTTCAAAGAAATTACCTTTTTTATAACTTTTGACTATTATTTGAGAATTTTTATGACTAAATTGTATTGCATTTTTAAGTACATTTTTTAAAGCTATCTTTAAAAGGTTTGAATAACCTCTATATTCTATAGTATCTTCTAGTATAAAATTCATCTCTATCTGGTTTAATTTTGCAAAACTTTTTACTTCATTTATTGATTCATCAATAATTTCATCAAAATATATATCTTCTTGATTATCTATTAAAATATCTTTTTCATTTTTTGCTAAAAATAGTAAATCATTTATTGTTTTTTCAATTATGATTATTTCATTTAATGAACTACTCAGAACACTCTTATATTCTTCATTTGAACGCTCTCTTCTTAATGCAATCTCTATTTCACCTCTTATTATTGTCAAAGGAGTTTTTAGCTCATGAGATGCATCTGAGCTAAATTGGGAAATTTTCTCAAATGATAATTCTAATCTTTTTAATAAACTATTTACTTCTTCGACAAGTTGATTTATTTCATCTTTATTTTTATTGCTTTTTAGTCTTGCAGATAAGTCTTTTGCATTTATTTCTTTTAATTGTGATAATATATTTTCAATTGGTAAAAATGATTTATAGATTAAAAAATTACCACCAATTAAAGAAAAAATTAAAACAATTGGTAATATAAAACTAAGAATGTATAAAACATTTTCTAAAGTTGAAGTTAAAATATCTTTTGTTGTTACAATTTCTAGTATTACTACTTTTTCATTATGAAAATCTATTTTAATTCTACTTACTAAATAGTTGTTTTGTTCTTCAAAGGTAACTGTATTTTGTTCTAAGTTATTTAGATATTGATCACTATGTTCAATATTCTTTGGAAAGTTTGATGTTTGAATTAATTTTTCATGGGTATTGTTATCTAAGATTCTTATAAATAAAGGTTCAAATTTATACTCTTTTTCTGCATCTAAAATTATATCTGTTATAACTTTTTTTTCAAGTAAATCATCCGTTACATCAAGTATTATAACTTTCAAAGTTGCTTGAAGTTTATCTAATGTTGAAATTTCTAGGGCTTTATAAAGTGAGAAAGAAAAGATAGCTAGAATAATAATTTGAATTAAAAAGCTATAGATTAAGAGTTTCTTCTTTATTGATAATTTACTTGTCACTTATTTTAAATCCTATTCCTCTTATTGTTTTAATTAGTTTTTTATCAAATTTTTTATCAATTTTATTTCTTAATCTATAAATATATACATTTACAATATTACTAATATTTGAATCTTCAAATGATGATAATGCTGAATTAATCATGGTCTCACTCAGAACTCTATCTTTATTTTTAATCAAAAACTCAAGTAGGGTAAACTCTTTTGATGTAAGAACAATATTTTCATTAGCTCTTGAGGCTGTTTTATTTAATAAATCAAGTTCTAAGTCATCTATAGATAGTTTTAATAAAACAGAATTATTAGATCTTAATTGCACTCTAATACGAGCTAATAATTCAGCAAAAGAAAAAGGTTTTGCTAGATAATCATTTGCTCCAATATCTAAGCCTTTTATCTTATCTTCAATAGAATCTTTAGCAGTTAGCATAATAATAGGAGTTTGATTATTTGAATCTCTTAGGCTTTTACAAACTTCTATTCCATCCTTTACGGGAAGTTGAATATCTAATAAAATCAAATCATATTCATTTACACTTGCAAGATATAAACCCTCATCTCCATTTGTTGCACTATCAACAACATAACACTCTTCAACTAAGCCTTTTTTTAAAAAACTTACGATTTTTTCATCGTCTTCTATTATTAATATTTTCATAGAATTATTTTACACTTTTTGCTATTAATTTAAGTAAGCTTATTTCATTATCTGCTTTATATCTAAAATCCACACCCCAAGTTCCTAAACCTTTGTTTACATAGATTGCTGTTTGTCTTCTATAAAACAAACCTGCTAAAAATGGTTGTACAACTCTTACTAAATAGTGAAAAGGAAAAATTTGACCACCGTGTGTATGTCCGCATAAAAATAGATTTGCTTTCGAATTAAGAGCAATTTTGTAATCTTTTGGTTGATGGGAAATGAAAATAGAAGGAGAGTTTAAAAGATATTTTTCTATTTGTTTTTCTTCTCTTTTTATTTTAAAAAACTTTGAAAATCTATCACTAAGTCCTGCTAGATATATAATTTCATTTTTATAGATAAACTCTTTACAACTATTATCCATAAAAATAAAATTTGTTAACTCTTTTTTTAAATCCTCCAAACCATAAAACAGATCATGATTTCCACTTATATAATAAACTTCTTGTTTTAATCTATTTAATACTTGTAAATGCTCTTTTATAAACTTCACTTTTGTATCAATAATATCTCCTGTAATAACAGCAATATCAAACTCTAAATCATTACAAACATCTATTAACTCTTGCATTTGTACTAATGAGCTTTTTTTATGTATATGTAAATCACTTAAGTGAAGTATTTTAAGATTATGTAGTTTTTCATTTTCTACGAATATTTCTATTGATTTAGGTTTTGGAAGAGTCATTAGTGAAAAAACTTTTCTAATTCATTTTTTGATGAAATGTATTTAATATCATTTACCTGACCATTAAAAATAGAGTAAATTGTAGCTTTATTCTCTTTTTTTAAAAATTTAATACTATTATCATCATAAATTAAAAGAATAGTATATTTATAATCTCTTAAATGAGGAATTGTAAACATTCTTGTAATAATTGTTGAACTTGAAGTAATATTACTTATAAACACAGCATGTTTATCTTCTAAAAAATGTTCACTTTTTGACGATAAAAAATCATTTATCATCTCTAAAGTATCTTTTTGAAAAGTTACAATAATAGTGGAAATTCCACTATTAATTGTATGAATTTTGTCAAATTGATCTGTTAGTGAAAAATTGCTTATTTTATCGTTTATTTTTAAGTTACTAGCAAATATTATTGCTGGAAATAGTATTGATAATATAAGTTCTTTTATCATCTATTTTACTTATTTAATTGAATATTATAAGAGATGTCAATTTGATTTCTAACTGTTAAAAAGAACATTGTAGGTGGTTCTAAATTAAAATCTGTGAGATTAAAAGAGAATCCACCCTTTAGTAAAATAGCATCTTTATTATTTATTATTTCACCATTTGTTGTGATATTTTTAGTAATACCATTTAATGTTAAATCTCCATTTATATAATAGCCATTTTCATTTTTTACAATACTTGAGATATCAAAAGAGATATTTTTGTATTTTTGGAAATTCAATAATTCATACATATTTGAATCCCTATCTCTTTTTTGGCTAATTAGTGTGATAGTATCAAAATAAATTTTACCTCTTATTGATTCTACTTCTTTTTGTATTGTTAAAAAAGTATTTATCTCTTTTGTACTTGGGTTAATTTGGCTATCACCAAAAACCTCAGTATGAGCTATAATTTCACCTTTTTTAATATTAAGACTTGAAGCAATTGCTGCTAGGCTTAAACATAATATTATTAATATTTTAGACATAT
This region includes:
- the groL gene encoding chaperonin GroEL (60 kDa chaperone family; promotes refolding of misfolded polypeptides especially under stressful conditions; forms two stacked rings of heptamers to form a barrel-shaped 14mer; ends can be capped by GroES; misfolded proteins enter the barrel where they are refolded when GroES binds), coding for MAKEVLFGDNARNRLYAGVEKLADAVKVTMGPRGRNVLLQKSFGAPTITKDGVSVAREIELKDTLENMGAQLVKEVASRTADEAGDGTTTATILAHSIFKEGLRNVTAGANPIILKRGMDKATEAILAELKKASRVVANKTEIEQVATISANSDKAIGSMIAEAMDKVGKDGVITVEEAKGISDELDVVEGMQFDRGYLSPYFVTNAEKMIAEFNNPFILLYDKKISSLKEMLPILESVNQAGRPLVIIAEDVDGEALATLVVNRLRGSLNIAAVKAPGFGDRRKAMLEDIAVLTGGTVISEEMGMKLETAEFSCLGTATKLVIDKDNTTIVDGNGDKERVKARVGQIKAEISNTTSEYDKEKLQERLAKLSGGVAVIKVGAASETEMKEKKDRVDDALSATRAAVEEGIVIGGGAALIRAAAKVTLVLEGDEAIGAAIIFRAIKAPLKQIATNAGYDAGVVSNEVEKSANENLGFNAATGEYVDMFEAGIVDPAKVERVAMQNAVSVASLLLTTEATVTDIKEDKPSMPAMPDMGGMGGMPGMM
- a CDS encoding sensor histidine kinase: MTSKLSIKKKLLIYSFLIQIIILAIFSFSLYKALEISTLDKLQATLKVIILDVTDDLLEKKVITDIILDAEKEYKFEPLFIRILDNNTHEKLIQTSNFPKNIEHSDQYLNNLEQNTVTFEEQNNYLVSRIKIDFHNEKVVILEIVTTKDILTSTLENVLYILSFILPIVLIFSLIGGNFLIYKSFLPIENILSQLKEINAKDLSARLKSNKNKDEINQLVEEVNSLLKRLELSFEKISQFSSDASHELKTPLTIIRGEIEIALRRERSNEEYKSVLSSSLNEIIIIEKTINDLLFLAKNEKDILIDNQEDIYFDEIIDESINEVKSFAKLNQIEMNFILEDTIEYRGYSNLLKIALKNVLKNAIQFSHKNSQIIVKSYKKGNFFEISVQDFGIGIEKNEQIKIFEKFYRTDKSRNKNSGGTGLGMSILKKIVDIHKGKINIQSKENIGTTLTISFPIENNF
- a CDS encoding response regulator transcription factor; the protein is MKILIIEDDEKIVSFLKKGLVEECYVVDSATNGDEGLYLASVNEYDLILLDIQLPVKDGIEVCKSLRDSNNQTPIIMLTAKDSIEDKIKGLDIGANDYLAKPFSFAELLARIRVQLRSNNSVLLKLSIDDLELDLLNKTASRANENIVLTSKEFTLLEFLIKNKDRVLSETMINSALSSFEDSNISNIVNVYIYRLRNKIDKKFDKKLIKTIRGIGFKISDK
- a CDS encoding metallophosphoesterase, which translates into the protein MTLPKPKSIEIFVENEKLHNLKILHLSDLHIHKKSSLVQMQELIDVCNDLEFDIAVITGDIIDTKVKFIKEHLQVLNRLKQEVYYISGNHDLFYGLEDLKKELTNFIFMDNSCKEFIYKNEIIYLAGLSDRFSKFFKIKREEKQIEKYLLNSPSIFISHQPKDYKIALNSKANLFLCGHTHGGQIFPFHYLVRVVQPFLAGLFYRRQTAIYVNKGLGTWGVDFRYKADNEISLLKLIAKSVK
- a CDS encoding YceI family protein → MSKILIILCLSLAAIASSLNIKKGEIIAHTEVFGDSQINPSTKEINTFLTIQKEVESIRGKIYFDTITLISQKRDRDSNMYELLNFQKYKNISFDISSIVKNENGYYINGDLTLNGITKNITTNGEIINNKDAILLKGGFSFNLTDFNLEPPTMFFLTVRNQIDISYNIQLNK